The following are encoded together in the Kribbella sp. CA-293567 genome:
- a CDS encoding hemolysin family protein produces MSSHDGILLVVAAVLVLLAGLFAGAEAAFSSYSKVRANEQVEQGNLRAVKLRDLLSDAPRYLNSLLLIRLSCEITAIVLVTQALSNVFTVTWTHVLITAVLMVLISYVVIGVAPRTLGRQHSDRFAIVSAGPIMAMTRVLGPLPKLLILVGNALTPGKGFAEGPFATEAELRALVDLAEKSSVIEKTERQMIHSVFELGDTIVREVMVPRTDMVYIERHKKLRQLTSLALRSGYSRIPVIGESLDDIQGVVYLKDVMRRVYDNASAESTERVESVMRPCMYIPDSKPVDQLLREMQAARMHVAIVVDEYGGTAGLVTIEDILEEIVGEITDEYDEAPEAVQALSDGAYRVSSRYPIDELGDLFGIPLDDDDVDTVGGLMAKLLGKVPIPGAEVEIEGLGLSLTAERPSGRRNQVGTVLVRRGVAADQPQDSSHQTA; encoded by the coding sequence GTGAGTTCCCACGACGGCATCCTGCTGGTTGTGGCTGCGGTGCTGGTACTGCTCGCCGGGCTGTTCGCCGGCGCCGAGGCCGCGTTCTCGTCGTACTCGAAGGTGCGGGCCAACGAGCAGGTCGAGCAGGGCAACCTGCGCGCGGTGAAGCTGCGCGACCTGCTCTCGGACGCACCCCGCTACCTCAACTCCCTGCTGCTGATCCGGCTGAGCTGCGAGATCACCGCGATCGTGCTGGTCACCCAGGCTCTGTCGAACGTGTTCACGGTGACCTGGACGCACGTACTGATCACGGCCGTCCTGATGGTGCTGATCTCCTACGTGGTGATCGGCGTCGCGCCCCGCACGCTCGGCCGTCAGCACTCCGACCGGTTCGCGATCGTGTCGGCCGGCCCGATCATGGCGATGACCCGGGTGCTCGGTCCGCTGCCGAAGCTGCTGATCCTGGTCGGCAACGCGCTCACTCCCGGCAAGGGGTTCGCCGAGGGACCGTTCGCGACCGAGGCCGAGCTGCGCGCGCTGGTCGACCTGGCCGAGAAGTCGTCGGTGATCGAGAAGACCGAGCGGCAGATGATCCACTCGGTCTTCGAGCTCGGCGACACCATCGTCCGCGAGGTGATGGTGCCGCGGACCGACATGGTCTACATCGAGCGGCACAAGAAGCTGCGCCAGCTCACCTCGCTGGCGCTGCGCAGTGGCTACTCCCGGATCCCGGTGATCGGGGAGTCGCTGGACGACATCCAGGGGGTGGTGTACCTCAAGGACGTGATGCGGCGCGTCTACGACAACGCCTCCGCGGAGTCGACCGAGCGGGTCGAGTCGGTGATGCGCCCGTGCATGTACATCCCCGACTCCAAGCCGGTCGACCAGCTGCTGCGCGAGATGCAGGCGGCCCGGATGCACGTCGCGATCGTGGTCGACGAGTACGGCGGTACCGCCGGACTGGTCACCATCGAGGACATCCTGGAGGAGATCGTCGGCGAGATCACCGACGAGTACGACGAGGCGCCCGAGGCGGTGCAGGCGTTGTCCGACGGCGCCTACCGGGTCTCCAGCCGGTACCCGATCGACGAGCTCGGCGACCTGTTCGGCATCCCGCTGGACGACGACGACGTGGACACGGTCGGTGGCCTGATGGCCAAACTGCTCGGCAAGGTGCCGATTCCCGGCGCCGAGGTCGAGATCGAGGGGCTCGGACTGTCCCTCACCGCGGAGCGGCCGTCCGGCCGCCGCAACCAGGTCGGTACTGTGCTGGTCCGGCGCGGTGTCGCCGCCGACCAGCCGCAGGACAGCAGTCACCAGACCGCCTGA
- the ybeY gene encoding rRNA maturation RNase YbeY: protein MNVEVNNESGVEIDAHGLMRLGRFVMSSLRLHPECELSIKLVDEDTMAKYHVEFLDLPGPTDVMSWPMDELRPGGDGGDDADLPLGHLGDIALCPTVAAAQGAKAGHGTWAELELLTVHGILHLLGYDHAEPAEKAEMWDVQGRLLEAWRAPGNRLGQE from the coding sequence ATGAACGTCGAAGTGAACAACGAGTCCGGGGTCGAGATCGACGCGCACGGACTGATGCGGCTGGGCCGGTTCGTGATGTCGTCCCTGCGGCTGCACCCGGAGTGCGAGCTGTCGATCAAGCTGGTCGACGAGGACACGATGGCCAAGTACCACGTCGAGTTCCTGGACCTGCCGGGTCCGACCGACGTGATGTCGTGGCCGATGGACGAGCTGCGGCCGGGCGGTGACGGTGGCGACGACGCCGACCTGCCGCTCGGGCACCTCGGCGACATCGCGCTGTGCCCGACCGTCGCGGCCGCTCAGGGCGCGAAGGCCGGCCACGGCACCTGGGCCGAGCTGGAGCTGCTGACGGTGCACGGCATCCTGCACCTGCTCGGCTACGACCACGCCGAACCGGCCGAGAAGGCGGAGATGTGGGACGTCCAGGGCCGGTTGCTCGAAGCGTGGCGCGCCCCCGGAAACCGGCTCGGACAGGAGTGA
- a CDS encoding PhoH family protein codes for MVALLGARDEFLRIIEKEFAADILVRGNEITLTGEPAELALAERLVDELIAVVRTGHGLTADSVERSIAMIKAETGESPADVLTQNILSSRGRTIRPKTLNQKRYVDAIDKNTIVFGIGPAGTGKTYLAVAKAVQALQAKEVNRIILTRPAVEAGERLGFLPGTLSEKIDPYLRPLYDALHDMLDPDSIPRLMTAGTIEIAPLAYMRGRTLNDAYIILDEAQNTSPEQMKMFLTRLGFGSKMVITGDVTQVDLPTGTNSGLRVVQDILEGVQDLTFCRLTAHDVVRHKLVGRIVSAYENYEGSAEPQR; via the coding sequence ATGGTCGCGCTGCTCGGAGCCCGGGACGAGTTCCTCCGCATCATCGAGAAGGAGTTCGCCGCCGACATCCTGGTCCGCGGCAACGAGATCACCCTGACCGGGGAGCCGGCCGAGCTGGCGCTGGCCGAGCGGCTGGTGGACGAGCTGATCGCCGTCGTCCGGACCGGTCACGGGCTGACCGCGGACTCCGTCGAGCGCAGCATCGCGATGATCAAGGCCGAGACGGGCGAGAGCCCGGCCGACGTGCTGACCCAGAACATCCTCTCCAGCCGCGGCCGGACGATCCGGCCGAAGACGCTGAACCAGAAGCGGTACGTCGACGCGATCGACAAGAACACGATCGTCTTCGGCATCGGTCCGGCCGGTACCGGCAAGACCTACCTGGCGGTCGCCAAGGCGGTCCAGGCGCTGCAGGCCAAGGAGGTCAACCGGATCATCCTGACCCGGCCGGCCGTCGAGGCCGGCGAGCGGCTCGGCTTCCTGCCCGGCACCCTGTCGGAGAAGATCGACCCCTACCTGCGCCCGCTGTACGACGCGCTGCACGACATGCTCGACCCGGACTCGATCCCGCGGCTGATGACGGCCGGCACGATCGAGATCGCGCCGCTGGCCTACATGCGCGGCCGGACCCTGAACGACGCCTACATCATCCTGGACGAGGCGCAGAACACCTCGCCGGAGCAGATGAAGATGTTCCTCACCCGGCTCGGCTTCGGCTCCAAGATGGTGATCACCGGCGACGTCACCCAGGTCGACCTGCCGACCGGCACCAACTCGGGCCTGCGGGTCGTCCAGGACATCCTGGAGGGCGTCCAGGACCTCACGTTCTGCCGGCTGACGGCGCACGACGTCGTCCGGCACAAACTGGTCGGCCGGATCGTGTCGGCCTACGAGAACTACGAAGGCAGCGCTGAACCTCAAAGATGA
- a CDS encoding SigE family RNA polymerase sigma factor, translating to MAHESSWDADEALTAVYTAHYTSLVRLGALLLRDNGSAEEIVQDAFVAMHGRWHRLRDPHKALAYLRTAVVNRCRSRQRHLVVVDKHLPKSLPDEPSAEQAVLRTAETDRVIDAMRTLPEKQRTVMVLRYYGDLSEAEIADTMGISRGSVKSHAARATKSLRQVLEQSA from the coding sequence GTGGCACATGAGTCCTCGTGGGATGCAGACGAGGCGCTGACGGCTGTCTACACGGCGCACTACACGTCGTTGGTCCGGCTCGGCGCCCTGCTGTTGCGCGACAACGGTTCCGCCGAGGAGATCGTGCAGGACGCCTTCGTGGCGATGCACGGACGCTGGCACCGGCTGCGCGACCCGCACAAGGCCCTGGCGTACCTGCGGACCGCGGTGGTCAACCGCTGCCGGTCCCGGCAACGGCATCTGGTGGTGGTCGACAAACACCTGCCGAAGTCCCTGCCGGACGAGCCGAGCGCCGAGCAGGCCGTCCTGCGCACCGCCGAGACCGACCGGGTGATCGACGCGATGCGCACCCTGCCGGAGAAACAACGCACCGTCATGGTGCTGCGGTACTACGGTGACCTGTCCGAGGCGGAGATCGCCGACACGATGGGGATCAGCCGGGGATCCGTGAAGAGCCACGCCGCGCGAGCGACCAAGTCGCTGCGCCAGGTCCTGGAGCAGAGCGCATGA
- a CDS encoding Gmad2 immunoglobulin-like domain-containing protein, whose translation MNDHTHDRGDDPFDELMRRALSEEAGRIEPADGLHEIQARVSHQRKPVSRRPWAITVGAAVVGTAAAIGAFAVLDDSQKNADQPTAAGGPSTTTSSTSTEPSSSLPTQPASPQPTPTPAATEVPTTTLPTEKTRAIDEPRLQDPKAVPVYWLGRGTGATTGPSYRLYRTFNQVKGRPATEAVQLMTTPKVSGDPDYESPWSGAKLTSVRYTDRLIVVDFERLPESKLTPDNAEMAAQQLIYTVQGALQRTAPVQITERGRATAGLFGVIDTTEPLSRAKAADVQAFVWIESPENNQTVAPGFSVSGQASAFEAHVDWKATNVRTKVVVKNFTTTKEGQKLSPYTFRPKLDSGQWLIEVYLPSAEDGRVMSVDSKTVIVK comes from the coding sequence ATGAACGACCACACGCACGACCGCGGGGACGACCCGTTCGACGAACTGATGCGACGGGCGCTGTCCGAGGAGGCCGGCCGGATCGAGCCCGCCGACGGCCTGCACGAGATCCAGGCCCGGGTCAGCCACCAGCGCAAGCCGGTCAGCCGGCGCCCGTGGGCGATCACCGTCGGCGCGGCCGTGGTCGGTACGGCGGCCGCGATCGGCGCCTTCGCCGTACTCGACGACAGCCAGAAGAACGCGGACCAGCCCACCGCCGCAGGCGGCCCGAGCACCACCACCAGCAGCACCTCGACCGAGCCGTCCAGCAGCCTGCCGACCCAGCCGGCCAGCCCGCAGCCGACCCCGACGCCGGCCGCCACAGAGGTCCCGACCACGACCCTGCCGACCGAGAAGACACGCGCCATCGACGAGCCGCGACTGCAGGATCCGAAGGCGGTTCCGGTGTACTGGCTCGGACGAGGGACCGGAGCCACCACGGGCCCGAGCTACCGCCTGTACCGCACCTTCAACCAGGTCAAGGGCCGGCCCGCCACCGAGGCGGTCCAGCTGATGACGACGCCGAAGGTCTCCGGCGACCCCGACTACGAATCCCCTTGGTCAGGCGCGAAGCTGACCTCGGTGCGCTACACCGACCGTCTGATCGTGGTCGACTTCGAGCGGCTGCCGGAGTCGAAACTCACGCCGGACAACGCCGAGATGGCAGCCCAGCAACTGATCTACACGGTGCAGGGCGCGCTGCAGCGGACGGCTCCGGTCCAGATCACCGAGCGAGGCCGCGCCACGGCCGGCCTCTTCGGCGTCATCGACACCACCGAACCGCTGAGCCGCGCCAAGGCTGCCGACGTCCAGGCCTTCGTCTGGATCGAGTCGCCGGAGAACAACCAGACGGTCGCTCCGGGCTTCTCCGTCAGCGGTCAGGCGTCCGCGTTCGAGGCTCACGTGGACTGGAAGGCCACCAACGTGAGGACCAAGGTGGTGGTCAAGAACTTCACCACCACCAAGGAGGGTCAGAAGCTCTCCCCTTACACCTTCCGGCCCAAGCTCGACTCCGGCCAGTGGCTGATCGAGGTCTACCTGCCCTCCGCGGAGGACGGCCGGGTCATGTCGGTCGATTCCAAGACGGTCATCGTCAAGTAG
- a CDS encoding 16S rRNA (uracil(1498)-N(3))-methyltransferase produces MGLAVFYLPELDGSDLVLDGAEGRHAAVVRRIGPGERIRLTDGRGSFAEGAVTASSKTGLTVAVDHRGRVEPAAVRLVVVQALPKGERAELAVEMLTEVGADLIVPWNADRSQFRANPERVAKTRTRWQSWAFESSKQSRRSWFCEVAPIASTPEIAKLLTDAALAVVLHEEASTPLASLDLPVTGDVVIVVGPEGGITPAELDTFSATPVRLGETVLRTSTAGVAAAAALLSRSRWS; encoded by the coding sequence ATGGGTCTCGCGGTCTTCTACCTGCCTGAGCTGGACGGGTCCGACCTGGTGCTGGACGGCGCCGAGGGGCGGCACGCTGCCGTCGTACGCCGGATCGGTCCCGGCGAGCGGATCCGGCTGACCGACGGTCGGGGCTCGTTCGCGGAGGGCGCTGTCACGGCGTCCTCCAAGACCGGCCTGACCGTCGCCGTGGACCATCGCGGCCGGGTCGAGCCGGCCGCCGTCCGGCTGGTCGTCGTGCAGGCGCTGCCGAAGGGCGAACGCGCCGAGCTCGCGGTCGAGATGCTCACCGAGGTCGGCGCCGACCTGATCGTGCCGTGGAACGCCGACCGCAGTCAGTTCCGCGCCAACCCCGAACGGGTCGCCAAGACCCGGACCAGGTGGCAGTCCTGGGCCTTCGAGTCCAGCAAGCAGTCCCGCCGCTCCTGGTTCTGCGAGGTGGCGCCGATCGCGTCCACCCCCGAGATCGCGAAGCTCCTCACCGACGCCGCCCTGGCCGTAGTACTCCACGAGGAAGCCAGCACCCCACTGGCCTCCCTCGACCTCCCCGTCACCGGCGACGTCGTGATCGTGGTCGGCCCCGAAGGTGGCATCACCCCCGCCGAACTGGACACCTTCTCCGCCACCCCGGTCCGCCTCGGCGAAACCGTCCTCCGCACCTCGACCGCAGGCGTGGCCGCCGCCGCGGCCCTGCTGTCCCGCTCCCGCTGGAGCTGA